The DNA window AAATACACCAAATACCAACGTTGTGTGCTTTGGTATCTCAAATACATCAACAGTATCGTTTATTTCCTGCTGCCATAACCATTTGTCActgatttcttcttcaggAACCGTTAAGCTCATTTTACTTTTAAATGTGAATCATTAGATGTTGGTTCTTTATAGTAGAAATCATCATTTTATCTCCTGATGCACCAAATTTCTAAACTTTAAAACACACGAGAACAGACAAACCTTACAGTGAATTTAAAAGGTAAGGGTTGAAGAGAAGGTACTGTGGGTTATACAAATGGCTAAGGAGCTTCAAAATGAATTGAATGATCTAGTCTGGTTAGGCACCTTGAATATCGAAGTAAGTTTGCACAAGAGTCTTGTGGTGGCAGGTACCCCCGCAGACTCTAGCGTGTGTCACCTAAGAATACCGAGAGAATCATATCTGGTGTTATATTTGCCgttaatattattgaaattTAAGGATATACTGAGGTTTGAAattatcaataaattccATGGTTGGTGGTTCGAAGTGGAAAACAAGCCTGTATACTGGAATCATCCGGTTGGCCCCTTATATGATTCATTAAGATGGTTGAATCCAAATGATAAAACGCGAGAATTCGATGAAGATCTAATAGTTATGTGGAAATTAACTCTAAATTATAGTGAAACGTTGCCAGTGGGAATGATTCCACTTATAAATGAACTGAATCAAGTTGAAGATTCGTGGCGACATGAATGGAAGCAGGCATGTTTTATTATGAATGGTTCTTCGAAACAGATAATGTCTTTATCTATCCCAGATTCTAAGCTTTTTTGGCATAGTGTTCTTATAAGGGATACCAAGAACTTTCGTAATATTGCTTCTAAGATCGTACCAAGAAAAGGTAATATGAGAGCTGTACCAATTCGTATACATTTAACTACTCTCAATGGCGTTGAAGTTATACAACCTAATTCCAAGATACTTCGTGAGTCTAGTGCCACCCTTGGAAGCTTATTAAGAATAGAACTTCCTCAACTATTCGATCTCGGAGCGATAAACGCTGACCCTATAATACAAGGCATCGAGGTGTCACTAGAATCCCAACTTATTAGCCTATATAATGGGTTTGCAAGTATTGATGGTTTCCTGCATGTTTCTATACGTATGatataattatttaatCCTCTTTTGAGCTTTCAGTAAATTACCTACAAATAGATGCCCTTTGGTTAAACAGAGAAATGATGATCAGGAtagataatattataaaaaaaaaaatacagCTCATACAGATAAGGTGAAAGAAATATCtattaaaatttaaaaggCAAATTGATTATTCCGGTACGGTAAACACAGCTTGAAGCCAAACACGATACATTTTCAGCTGTCTCTTTCTATTGACCAATAGTCTTCTATCGGAAGCCACTTTGACTTCTTTAAAGTACTTTTCGGTAAAGATATCTTTTAGTTCTTCCTCTGTGAAAAAGTAAACCCTTGTTCCATCACCTCtaatataaaaattatCATCTAATAATCTGTGCTTTTTGAATCTGATTTGAGCCAGATCATAACGGCCATAATCTCTAAATAAAATCTTACCACCAGGCTTAAGAAGTTTGTATAGGTTATCCATAGCTTTTTTCCATTGATCAGGGGCCAACGCGCTGAAGACGAAAATCATAACAGCAATATCCACAGAATGTGGCTCCACGCCATCAGGAAGGATACCTTCTGGGTTAGCCAAGTCCCAAACAGCTGCGTGGGCGTGTTTGGgattaaaattttcagaTGTTTTGACCAACTCAACTGCTTTGGGCGCAAAATCGACACCTACAACCCTCAAGtgttcattttcattagCACTTAAGATAGGAAACATTGTGTTGCCCGCACCACATCCAATTTCTAATATTGTGACAGGCCCCGCATCTTCCTTTGTTGCTGCATATAACGAAGGAAATTCTATCTGTAGCCATTTTCTGtctttaaagaagttttccTTGTTATTTTTGTAAAAAATATCCCAGTAGCGAGCAGGGTTACTATTGTATaactttttatcaaaatcttgAACTGGGTACATCTGTTGTTCAGCAATCTTGACCTTAGCTAGCTGTACTTGTTCCTCCCCCCATTCGATATTGTCCCAAGCGTTATGGCACCACACATCGGCCTCATTGGCTAGTTGACGTCTACCAAACTC is part of the Eremothecium cymbalariae DBVPG#7215 chromosome 2, complete sequence genome and encodes:
- the ATG5 gene encoding Atg5p (similar to Ashbya gossypii ACR131C) produces the protein MAKELQNELNDLVWLGTLNIEVSLHKSLVVAGTPADSSVCHLRIPRESYLVLYLPLILLKFKDILRFEIINKFHGWWFEVENKPVYWNHPVGPLYDSLRWLNPNDKTREFDEDLIVMWKLTLNYSETLPVGMIPLINELNQVEDSWRHEWKQACFIMNGSSKQIMSLSIPDSKLFWHSVLIRDTKNFRNIASKIVPRKGNMRAVPIRIHLTTLNGVEVIQPNSKILRESSATLGSLLRIELPQLFDLGAINADPIIQGIEVSLESQLISLYNGFASIDGFLHVSIRMI